One genomic region from Deltaproteobacteria bacterium encodes:
- the xth gene encoding exodeoxyribonuclease III, with the protein MKIATFNANGIRARLPIILEWLDKESPDVLCLQETKVQDVDFPRKPIENLGYHCAFRGQKAYNGVTILGKRPPEKVSFGFGDGDVSEEPRLLVATINNIPIVNTYVPQGYAPGSGKFRYKLEWLQRLRSYFVHHFQPDIPLLWVGDINVAPEPIDVYDPKGLLGHVGFHPDEHKALSALKAWGFVDVFRRHESGSKMYTFWDYRIPNAVRRNLGWRLDHILATPPLAQKSTRAWIDMAPRLAHKPSDHTFVVAEFDVG; encoded by the coding sequence ATGAAGATTGCCACCTTCAACGCAAACGGGATACGGGCTCGACTTCCCATCATCCTGGAATGGCTAGACAAGGAATCGCCTGATGTCCTTTGTCTACAGGAGACCAAGGTACAGGACGTCGATTTTCCGCGTAAGCCTATCGAGAACCTTGGTTACCACTGCGCCTTCCGGGGACAAAAGGCCTACAACGGTGTCACCATTCTGGGCAAAAGGCCACCTGAAAAGGTGTCATTTGGGTTTGGCGATGGAGACGTCAGCGAAGAACCCAGGTTGCTTGTGGCAACCATCAACAATATTCCCATTGTAAACACGTACGTCCCCCAAGGATATGCCCCGGGGTCTGGGAAATTCAGATATAAGCTCGAATGGCTTCAACGTTTAAGAAGCTATTTTGTACATCATTTTCAACCAGATATACCTCTTTTATGGGTGGGGGATATTAATGTGGCGCCAGAACCCATCGATGTGTACGATCCGAAAGGGCTTTTGGGACACGTAGGATTTCATCCCGATGAACACAAAGCCCTTTCAGCTCTCAAGGCATGGGGTTTTGTGGATGTGTTTCGCAGGCATGAGTCTGGGAGCAAGATGTATACGTTCTGGGACTATCGGATCCCAAACGCCGTGCGCCGAAACCTGGGATGGCGGCTGGATCACATCTTGGCCACGCCCCCACTCGCCCAAAAATCGACCCGCGCATGGATTGATATGGCGCCGAGATTGGCGCACAAGCCTTCAGATCACACGTTTGTGGTGGCTGAATTTGATGTTGGCTAG
- a CDS encoding integration host factor subunit alpha: MALTKEDIVSSIYNELEIPKKRSAEVVESLLEIIKKTLSNGEDILISGFGKFCVKSKKERRGRNPATGEHLMLRSRRVVTFRCSGVLRDKVNSSG; this comes from the coding sequence ATGGCCCTTACGAAAGAGGACATTGTGAGCTCGATTTACAATGAGCTTGAGATTCCCAAGAAAAGGTCCGCTGAAGTGGTCGAATCACTGTTGGAGATCATCAAGAAAACGCTCAGCAATGGCGAAGACATCTTGATCAGCGGGTTCGGAAAATTCTGTGTCAAGAGCAAGAAAGAGCGGAGAGGCAGGAATCCTGCCACTGGCGAGCATTTGATGCTGCGATCGAGACGAGTGGTAACATTTAGGTGCTCTGGCGTTTTAAGGGACAAGGTAAACAGTAGCGGTTAG
- a CDS encoding PilZ domain-containing protein codes for MTANVEEKRSEPRTELEKYHSVEFKETESGHLYQFKIWNISSKGMCLVVREDSAILNDLEVGKVLNMKYHTMDFSVPPEELQTEIKHITKEDQGRYKGHHLVGLLILKNQES; via the coding sequence GTGACAGCCAACGTAGAGGAAAAAAGATCCGAACCCAGAACCGAGTTAGAGAAATATCACAGCGTGGAGTTTAAGGAAACTGAATCGGGACACCTTTACCAGTTCAAGATCTGGAATATCTCTTCTAAGGGGATGTGTCTGGTGGTAAGGGAAGACTCGGCCATCTTGAACGACCTTGAGGTTGGCAAGGTCTTGAACATGAAATATCACACGATGGATTTCTCGGTGCCCCCGGAAGAATTGCAAACAGAGATTAAACACATCACAAAGGAAGATCAGGGACGATACAAGGGGCACCATCTGGTTGGTTTGTTGATTTTGAAAAACCAAGAAAGCTGA
- a CDS encoding NAD(P)H-dependent oxidoreductase, translated as MFVLGLQGSPRTEGNTSILLSTFLAEAERLGARTHCMDVALKDISPCQECGVCEKEGFCPIDDDMQSIYPLLRQADIIVMATPIFFYGPTAQMKALIDRSQALWARRYVLGLIDPGAKWRRGFLLSLGATKGKNLFECVSLTAKYFFDAVGASPEGALTYRKIEGLGEIANHPTALSDAKKAAGALVASRINKKKILFVCTENACRSQMASAFAQYHAGDRVEAKSAGSVPAQEVNPLMEEVMREKGMDLAFRKPKSIEESTRYWQPEMIIYMGCKDACPIFAGVPEQDWNLPDPSGKSIDFMRQVRNDIEKRVEVLITETAPDVLGTRV; from the coding sequence ATGTTTGTTCTTGGATTACAAGGAAGTCCGCGTACTGAAGGAAACACGAGCATTTTGCTCTCAACGTTTCTTGCCGAGGCCGAAAGGCTTGGCGCACGCACACACTGTATGGATGTGGCCCTCAAAGATATCTCACCGTGTCAGGAATGTGGCGTTTGCGAAAAAGAGGGCTTTTGTCCGATTGATGATGACATGCAGTCCATCTACCCCTTGCTTCGCCAGGCAGACATCATCGTCATGGCCACCCCGATATTCTTTTACGGCCCCACGGCCCAGATGAAAGCCCTTATTGATCGATCACAAGCCCTTTGGGCCAGAAGATATGTGCTCGGACTCATTGATCCGGGCGCCAAGTGGCGCCGTGGCTTTTTGCTGTCTTTGGGGGCCACAAAAGGAAAAAACCTCTTTGAATGTGTCAGTCTTACGGCCAAGTACTTCTTTGATGCGGTCGGGGCGAGCCCTGAGGGCGCTCTCACCTACAGGAAAATCGAAGGGCTGGGTGAAATAGCAAACCACCCCACAGCCTTGTCAGATGCGAAGAAGGCGGCGGGAGCGCTTGTAGCCAGCCGGATTAACAAAAAAAAGATCCTTTTTGTCTGCACGGAAAATGCCTGCCGAAGTCAGATGGCGAGTGCCTTTGCTCAGTATCATGCCGGGGACAGGGTTGAGGCGAAAAGCGCGGGGAGCGTGCCTGCGCAAGAGGTCAATCCCCTCATGGAGGAGGTGATGAGAGAAAAGGGCATGGACCTGGCCTTTCGCAAGCCAAAATCCATTGAGGAATCCACGCGCTATTGGCAACCGGAGATGATCATATACATGGGCTGCAAAGATGCGTGCCCCATCTTTGCCGGAGTCCCAGAGCAGGACTGGAATCTGCCGGATCCTTCAGGAAAATCGATAGACTTCATGCGGCAGGTCAGAAATGATATTGAAAAGAGAGTAGAGGTGCTCATAACTGAGACTGCCCCGGACGTCTTGGGAACCCGTGTTTAG
- the rsmG gene encoding 16S rRNA (guanine(527)-N(7))-methyltransferase RsmG, translated as MKKDRDKMESVEPVKVPIEDVLDLHTFVPKEIPGLLEEYLAACREAGICSVRIIHGKGRGALKNRVRGLLKKLSIVASFSDAPASAGGWGATIVELNRGPGVQPQEWARFPDHIEQGAKAMQAGLDRSQLARFGLHAKELLEWNRFAGLTAIRNPREMAEKLFLDSFSLPPFIPTACRVLDIGSGGGFPGVPLKVIRPDLRLTLIDGSRKKVNFLKHVIRTMGLEDIEARQIRAEELARDIYAEACRYDAIVSKAVSKLEGLIDLALPLLRETGVIVAMKGECVEEELKAAEPKIKRLALSLEKKEYSLPLLGTKRNLVVMRRRPSPEVECFT; from the coding sequence ATGAAAAAAGATCGAGACAAAATGGAAAGTGTAGAACCCGTCAAGGTTCCCATTGAGGATGTTCTCGACCTGCACACGTTTGTTCCCAAGGAAATCCCCGGCCTTTTGGAAGAGTACCTGGCTGCGTGTCGGGAAGCCGGGATCTGTTCGGTGAGGATTATCCACGGCAAGGGCCGGGGGGCTTTGAAAAATCGGGTTCGTGGCCTTCTCAAGAAGCTTTCCATTGTCGCATCCTTTTCAGACGCCCCGGCTTCTGCGGGAGGCTGGGGGGCAACAATTGTGGAACTCAACAGGGGGCCTGGGGTCCAGCCACAGGAATGGGCTCGCTTTCCAGACCATATTGAGCAAGGCGCAAAGGCCATGCAGGCGGGTCTGGATCGGTCCCAACTTGCCCGGTTTGGCCTTCATGCCAAAGAGCTTCTGGAGTGGAATCGATTTGCGGGTCTCACAGCCATTAGAAATCCCAGAGAAATGGCAGAAAAACTTTTTCTGGACAGTTTTTCTCTACCGCCTTTTATCCCAACGGCATGCCGTGTCCTGGACATCGGCTCGGGCGGCGGTTTTCCGGGAGTGCCTCTGAAGGTGATACGTCCCGACTTACGTCTCACTCTCATTGATGGATCAAGAAAAAAGGTCAACTTCCTGAAGCATGTCATAAGGACCATGGGCCTGGAAGATATAGAGGCCCGTCAGATTCGGGCTGAAGAACTTGCCAGAGATATTTATGCGGAGGCTTGTCGTTATGATGCAATTGTATCTAAAGCGGTTTCTAAGCTGGAGGGGCTTATTGACCTGGCCCTACCTTTGTTGCGGGAAACGGGTGTAATTGTGGCCATGAAGGGGGAGTGCGTGGAGGAAGAGCTTAAAGCTGCAGAGCCTAAAATCAAGAGACTGGCCCTCAGTCTGGAAAAGAAAGAATACAGCCTCCCTCTGCTTGGAACCAAGAGAAACCTTGTTGTTATGAGAAGGAGGCCGAGTCCGGAGGTTGAATGTTTCACGTGA
- a CDS encoding deoxyribonuclease IV — translation MHLTKKPEGILLGAHFSIAGGLHNAVLTASEYGCTALQMFTKNPTTWEERRLSAQDVQQFDLARKKSGVKFICSHAAYLINPASPDRNKYERSQEALQHELRRSSQLGIPYVIIHPGANMGTGEEKGLRRIARCINRAFEKVPEARCRLLLETTAGQGSNLGCTFEQLAAIYHMIEEKDMVGFCFDTCHVFAAGYDLRKKNTYEQTMREFDEVIGLKLLRVIHVNDSKKELGSRVDRHEHIGKGAIGIDAFRFIMNDPRLKAVPKILETPKKNGLTDYDCLNLERLRALVSN, via the coding sequence ATGCATCTTACAAAGAAACCCGAGGGGATCCTTCTTGGCGCCCATTTTTCCATAGCAGGCGGTCTGCACAATGCCGTGCTAACTGCCTCTGAATACGGGTGCACGGCCTTGCAGATGTTCACAAAAAATCCTACTACCTGGGAGGAGCGACGGCTCTCTGCTCAAGATGTTCAACAGTTCGATCTTGCAAGGAAGAAGAGCGGGGTAAAGTTCATCTGCTCCCATGCTGCCTATTTGATCAATCCGGCCTCCCCTGATCGCAACAAATATGAAAGGTCCCAAGAGGCGCTTCAGCACGAGCTTAGGCGATCATCTCAACTCGGCATACCCTATGTCATCATCCACCCGGGCGCCAACATGGGGACCGGGGAGGAAAAAGGGTTGCGGCGAATTGCACGATGCATCAACAGGGCATTTGAAAAAGTTCCTGAGGCCCGCTGCAGGCTTCTTCTTGAAACCACGGCCGGCCAGGGATCAAACCTTGGCTGCACATTCGAGCAGTTGGCCGCCATTTATCACATGATAGAAGAAAAAGACATGGTGGGATTTTGTTTTGACACATGCCACGTGTTTGCAGCAGGCTATGATTTGCGTAAAAAAAACACCTATGAACAGACTATGAGGGAATTTGATGAAGTCATAGGCCTTAAACTTCTACGTGTTATTCATGTGAATGACTCTAAGAAAGAACTGGGGAGCAGGGTCGACCGACACGAACACATCGGAAAGGGAGCCATAGGCATAGACGCCTTCCGGTTCATCATGAACGACCCCAGGCTAAAGGCTGTTCCCAAGATCCTTGAAACACCGAAAAAAAACGGCCTGACGGACTACGATTGCCTGAACCTGGAACGACTCCGGGCTCTTGTCTCAAATTGA